A stretch of Aerococcaceae bacterium zg-252 DNA encodes these proteins:
- the alr gene encoding alanine racemase: MYEPSEHRPTQVIVDLNAIQHNIQYVQTKMSEEQLLYVTVKADAYGHGAIPVAKAAIEAGAKGLLVATVDEAIELRQNGFSQIPILVLGLTDPRGIAEILHYNITITVSSHEFFARAYEQLVATNQLNLLDVYVLNVHLALDTGMGRIGLRSVEEVREFALEIQQYAWVNWQGVFTHFATAGGGPEAYVEKQFDRWKTLIEAVPESVTYRHYANTAMAIWHHHLQPKSDIVRLGISMYGMDPKDERDNIETATNLQPVMQLISEIMHTKQVGAGESISYGAQYTTTESEWVATVPIGYADGWLRRYHVIDVLVAGHRCPVVGVINMDQMMIKLPHNLPVGTTVTLIGKDGKFENHVSDMARQLDTISYEIFCNISRRVPRIYLKD; encoded by the coding sequence ATGTATGAACCAAGTGAACACCGTCCCACTCAGGTGATTGTTGATTTGAATGCAATTCAACACAATATTCAGTATGTACAAACGAAGATGAGTGAAGAACAATTATTATATGTGACAGTTAAAGCAGACGCTTATGGGCATGGTGCGATTCCAGTAGCAAAAGCAGCTATTGAAGCTGGAGCTAAAGGTTTATTGGTAGCGACAGTTGATGAAGCAATTGAATTGAGACAAAATGGTTTTAGTCAAATTCCGATTTTGGTTTTAGGATTGACCGATCCACGTGGAATTGCTGAAATCTTACACTATAATATTACGATTACGGTATCTAGTCATGAATTTTTTGCTAGAGCCTATGAACAATTAGTAGCAACTAATCAATTGAATTTATTAGATGTCTATGTATTAAATGTTCATTTAGCGTTGGATACAGGTATGGGACGCATTGGTTTGCGTAGCGTGGAAGAAGTGCGTGAATTTGCACTAGAGATTCAACAGTATGCTTGGGTGAATTGGCAAGGGGTATTTACGCATTTTGCAACGGCTGGGGGAGGCCCTGAAGCCTATGTTGAAAAGCAATTTGACCGTTGGAAAACCTTGATTGAAGCTGTTCCAGAATCGGTGACGTATCGCCATTATGCGAATACGGCCATGGCGATTTGGCATCACCATTTGCAACCGAAATCGGATATTGTGCGTTTGGGTATTTCAATGTATGGCATGGATCCCAAAGATGAGCGAGATAATATTGAAACAGCCACGAATTTGCAGCCGGTAATGCAATTGATTTCTGAGATTATGCATACAAAACAGGTGGGCGCTGGCGAGTCGATCAGTTATGGTGCCCAATATACGACGACTGAAAGTGAGTGGGTTGCGACCGTTCCAATCGGTTATGCAGACGGTTGGCTGCGTCGCTATCATGTTATTGATGTTCTAGTGGCGGGGCATCGTTGTCCAGTAGTGGGTGTTATTAATATGGATCAAATGATGATCAAATTACCACATAATCTACCGGTTGGAACGACAGTAACGCTAATTGGAAAAGATGGGAAATTTGAAAATCATGTCAGTGATATGGCACGACAATTGGATACGATTAGTTATGAGATTTTCTGTAATATTAGTCGTCGAGTGCCACGTATCTATTTGAAAGATTAG
- a CDS encoding bifunctional DNA primase/polymerase gives MNGYEIALALLGEGIQTIPLSQTKMPLFKFANIPITKELIEANKELYQRAKGLGWLCRGYWCIDIDRHGTNGFESIKQSKYVDELRANAQKTMVQHTPSKGMHLVFKKREGVEYRQKINYLDGVDIKAQDNNYFVMFGSQTAKGVYTWNEKEPIVYVGEFEQEIFKTKPKPAAQTYGYFGLIPKSSNSKGGLGKQAYQRIISGTSIMRNNDLYLASTYAKSCGISLEPLKVLIGDDSKGDVFTEEEWYATVNSANNMPLR, from the coding sequence ATGAACGGTTATGAAATTGCGTTGGCTTTACTTGGTGAGGGGATTCAAACAATCCCCCTAAGTCAAACCAAAATGCCATTATTTAAATTTGCAAACATCCCTATCACAAAAGAGTTGATTGAAGCAAACAAAGAATTGTATCAAAGAGCTAAGGGGTTAGGTTGGTTGTGTCGTGGGTATTGGTGTATTGATATTGATAGGCATGGTACAAACGGTTTTGAAAGCATTAAGCAAAGTAAGTATGTAGACGAATTACGAGCCAATGCACAAAAGACAATGGTGCAACATACACCGTCTAAAGGCATGCACCTAGTTTTTAAAAAACGTGAGGGTGTGGAATATCGACAAAAGATTAACTACTTAGACGGTGTAGACATTAAAGCACAAGACAATAATTATTTTGTCATGTTTGGCAGTCAAACCGCCAAAGGTGTTTACACATGGAACGAAAAAGAGCCTATAGTCTATGTGGGGGAGTTTGAACAAGAGATATTTAAAACCAAGCCAAAACCAGCAGCACAAACGTATGGATATTTTGGGTTGATTCCAAAATCTAGCAATAGTAAAGGTGGATTAGGCAAACAGGCATATCAACGAATTATAAGCGGTACGAGTATAATGCGTAATAATGATTTGTATTTAGCAAGTACTTATGCAAAGAGTTGTGGCATTAGTTTAGAGCCGTTAAAAGTTTTGATTGGTGATGATTCAAAAGGTGATGTATTCACCGAAGAAGAATGGTACGCAACGGTTAACAGTGCCAATAATATGCCATTGCGTTAA